One window from the genome of Nocardioides panaciterrulae encodes:
- the aroA gene encoding 3-phosphoshikimate 1-carboxyvinyltransferase produces MSQPRSEPCTGSGVPDPWPAPRVREPVDLTVALPGSKSLTNRALVLAALADGPSTVGGALRSRDTTLMAAALTALGSSVDTSGADWRVTPGRFDRDAAVDCGLAGTVMRFVPPVAALSTARVAFDGDPHMRSRPIGEVLAALRGLGVRIEDGGRGALPFVVHGSGSVAGGTVVVDASASSQFISALLLAGARYERGVDVRHDGKPVPSLPHIDMTVAMLREHGVQVDDPAAGGGANRWVVAPGPIRPVDHRIEPDLSNAAPFLALAAVSGGSVVVRDWPRHTTQAGDALREILARMGCRVDHVEEGLRVTGPDALEGIDVDLHDVGELAPAVAALCAVASSPSHLRGIAHIRAHETDRLAALAAELGGLGADVTEHPDGLSLRPATLHGGVFHTYADHRMAHAGVIVGAAVDGVEVENIATTGKTFPDFAGLWSRLVEPAGARG; encoded by the coding sequence TCGGGCGTGCCCGACCCCTGGCCGGCGCCGCGCGTGCGGGAGCCGGTCGACCTGACGGTGGCGCTGCCCGGCAGCAAGTCGCTCACCAACCGTGCGCTGGTGCTGGCCGCGCTGGCCGACGGCCCGTCCACCGTCGGGGGCGCGCTGCGCTCGCGCGACACGACGCTGATGGCCGCCGCCCTGACCGCGCTCGGCTCCTCGGTGGACACCTCGGGCGCGGACTGGCGGGTCACCCCGGGCCGGTTCGACCGGGACGCGGCCGTCGACTGCGGCCTGGCCGGCACGGTCATGCGCTTCGTGCCGCCGGTCGCGGCGCTGTCCACGGCCCGGGTCGCCTTCGACGGCGACCCGCACATGCGCAGCCGCCCGATCGGCGAGGTGCTCGCCGCGCTGCGCGGCCTCGGCGTCCGCATCGAGGACGGCGGTCGCGGCGCGTTGCCCTTCGTCGTGCACGGCAGCGGTTCGGTGGCCGGCGGCACGGTGGTCGTCGACGCCTCGGCCTCCTCGCAGTTCATCTCGGCGCTGCTGCTCGCGGGCGCCCGCTACGAACGCGGCGTCGACGTCCGCCACGACGGCAAGCCGGTGCCGTCGCTGCCCCACATCGACATGACGGTGGCGATGCTGCGCGAGCACGGCGTCCAGGTCGACGATCCCGCCGCCGGCGGCGGCGCGAACCGGTGGGTGGTGGCCCCCGGGCCGATCCGCCCGGTCGACCACCGGATCGAGCCCGACCTGTCCAACGCGGCGCCGTTCCTGGCGCTCGCCGCCGTGTCCGGGGGCTCGGTCGTCGTGCGCGACTGGCCGCGGCACACCACCCAGGCCGGCGACGCCCTGCGCGAGATCCTCGCCCGGATGGGCTGTCGGGTCGACCATGTCGAGGAGGGCCTCCGGGTCACCGGCCCCGACGCCCTGGAGGGCATCGACGTCGACCTGCACGACGTGGGCGAGCTCGCACCCGCGGTGGCCGCGCTCTGCGCGGTGGCCTCCTCCCCCTCCCACCTGCGCGGCATCGCCCACATCCGCGCCCACGAGACCGACCGGCTGGCGGCGCTCGCGGCGGAGCTGGGCGGGCTCGGCGCCGACGTGACCGAGCATCCCGACGGCCTGAGCCTGCGGCCCGCCACCCTGCACGGCGGGGTCTTCCACACCTACGCCGACCACCGGATGGCCCATGCCGGCGTGATCGTCGGCGCGGCCGTCGACGGCGTCGAGGTCGAGAACATCGCCACCACCGGCAAGACCTTCCCCGACTTCGCCGGCCTCTGGTCCCGCCTCGTGGAGCCGGCGGGGGCCCGCGGATGA
- the rsgA gene encoding ribosome small subunit-dependent GTPase A translates to MSGRYTEHDHEHYERPRRHTRPRTKERPSYEDAVDGVVVTVDRGRYTLLVDDATVMAMKARPLGRKGVVVGDRVRAVGDTSGADGSLARIVEVAERRTVLRRTADDDDPVERVIVSNADQLVVVTALADPEPRPRLIDRALVAAYDAGMQPLLCLTKSDLADPETLLSTYRSLGVPWVVTRKGGDLDALRERLHGRTSVLLGHSGVGKSTLVNALVPAADRQVGVVNAVTGRGRHTSTSAFMLALPDGAGWIVDTPGIRSFGLAHVRPGQLIGAFPDLDELTGECSRGCTHGAGEPECGLDLAVASGAADPDRVESFRRLLAARSEPAY, encoded by the coding sequence ATGAGCGGCCGGTACACCGAGCACGACCACGAGCACTACGAGCGTCCCCGCCGCCACACCCGCCCCCGCACCAAGGAGCGTCCCAGCTACGAGGACGCCGTCGACGGCGTGGTCGTCACCGTCGACCGCGGCCGCTACACGCTGCTCGTCGACGACGCCACGGTGATGGCGATGAAGGCGCGGCCGCTGGGGCGCAAGGGGGTCGTCGTCGGCGACCGCGTCCGCGCGGTCGGCGACACCTCCGGCGCCGACGGCTCGCTGGCCCGGATCGTGGAGGTGGCCGAGCGCCGGACGGTGCTGCGGCGCACCGCCGACGACGACGACCCGGTCGAGCGGGTCATCGTCTCCAACGCCGACCAGCTCGTGGTCGTCACCGCGCTGGCCGACCCCGAGCCCCGGCCGCGGCTGATCGACCGCGCGCTGGTGGCGGCGTACGACGCGGGCATGCAGCCGCTGCTGTGCCTGACCAAGTCCGACCTGGCCGACCCCGAGACGCTGCTCTCGACGTACCGCTCCCTCGGCGTGCCGTGGGTGGTGACCCGCAAGGGCGGCGACCTCGACGCGCTCCGCGAGCGGCTGCACGGGCGGACCAGCGTGCTGCTGGGCCACAGCGGCGTCGGCAAGTCGACGCTGGTCAACGCGCTGGTGCCGGCGGCCGACCGCCAGGTGGGCGTGGTGAACGCGGTCACCGGGCGAGGCCGGCACACCTCGACCTCGGCGTTCATGCTGGCGCTGCCCGACGGTGCCGGCTGGATCGTCGATACCCCCGGCATCCGGTCCTTCGGGCTCGCCCACGTGCGGCCCGGTCAGCTCATCGGAGCCTTCCCCGATCTCGACGAGCTGACCGGGGAGTGCTCCCGCGGCTGCACGCACGGCGCCGGCGAGCCCGAGTGCGGGCTCGACCTGGCCGTCGCCTCCGGCGCGGCCGACCCGGACCGGGTGGAGTCGTTCCGCCGGCTGCTGGCCGCGCGCAGCGAGCCGGCGTACTGA
- the hisN gene encoding histidinol-phosphatase: protein MPTPGATDYTDDLRLAHLLADDADSITTDRFKALDLHVMTKPDLTPVTDADQAVEQSIRRTLSRVRSRDAVTGEEQGTSGHSQRRWVIDPIDGTKNFVRGVPVWATLISLVVDETVVLGVVSAPLLQRRWWASLGNGAWTGRSLLKATRCQVSDVRRLEDASFAYSSLSGWDERGRLEDFVSLTRRCWRTRAYGDFWSYMLLAEGAVDLAAEPELEVYDMAALDVIVREAGGRFTSLAGTDGPFGGNALASNGHLHEAALGFLGTLPHDDDDPDSRPHRPGSVSDLRDRRPR from the coding sequence ATGCCGACCCCGGGTGCGACCGACTACACCGACGACCTGCGCCTCGCGCACCTCCTGGCCGACGACGCCGACTCCATCACCACCGACCGGTTCAAGGCGCTCGACCTGCACGTCATGACCAAGCCGGACCTGACTCCCGTCACCGACGCCGACCAGGCGGTCGAGCAGAGCATCCGCCGTACGCTCTCGCGGGTGCGGTCGCGCGACGCGGTCACCGGCGAGGAGCAGGGCACCAGCGGGCACAGCCAGCGCCGATGGGTGATCGACCCGATCGACGGCACCAAGAACTTCGTCCGCGGCGTGCCGGTCTGGGCCACGCTGATCTCGCTGGTGGTCGACGAGACGGTGGTGCTCGGCGTGGTGTCGGCGCCGCTGCTGCAGCGCCGCTGGTGGGCCTCCCTCGGCAACGGGGCCTGGACCGGTCGTTCGCTGCTGAAGGCGACCCGCTGCCAGGTCTCCGACGTGCGGCGGCTCGAGGACGCGTCGTTCGCCTACTCCTCGCTGTCGGGGTGGGACGAGCGCGGCCGGCTCGAGGACTTCGTGTCGCTCACCCGGCGCTGCTGGCGCACCCGGGCGTACGGCGACTTCTGGTCCTACATGCTGCTCGCCGAGGGCGCCGTCGACCTGGCCGCCGAGCCCGAGCTCGAGGTCTACGACATGGCCGCGCTCGACGTGATCGTCCGGGAGGCCGGCGGCCGCTTCACCTCGCTGGCGGGGACCGACGGGCCGTTCGGCGGCAACGCGCTGGCCTCCAACGGGCACCTGCACGAGGCTGCGCTCGGCTTCCTCGGCACGCTGCCCCACGACGACGACGACCCCGACTCGCGGCCGCACCGGCCCGGCTCGGTCTCCGACCTGCGCGACCGCCGGCCGCGCTGA